The Campylobacter concisus genome has a window encoding:
- the mobB gene encoding molybdopterin-guanine dinucleotide biosynthesis protein B, with translation MKRLAIAFSGPSNSGKTTLILKVAKKFIDDGLKVVVVKHDPGDKAKFDVEGKDSFKFSQAGADVVVMSPTRTTYFSQSSQGIDEVIRMIGEFDMLLVEGLKTLPLPRLSVFRGEIDEAYLSFSDAIATYKKQIPYEITNLNLDDIDAICAWIIKNAKAV, from the coding sequence ATGAAAAGACTTGCCATTGCTTTTTCTGGCCCTTCAAATAGCGGAAAAACGACGCTTATCTTAAAAGTCGCAAAAAAATTTATAGATGATGGGCTAAAGGTCGTTGTAGTCAAGCACGACCCAGGCGACAAGGCCAAATTTGACGTTGAAGGCAAGGATAGCTTTAAATTTTCTCAGGCAGGAGCTGACGTAGTTGTGATGAGTCCTACTAGAACGACTTATTTTTCACAAAGCTCGCAAGGCATAGACGAGGTCATAAGGATGATCGGCGAGTTTGACATGCTCTTAGTAGAGGGGCTAAAGACACTGCCACTACCAAGACTAAGCGTCTTTAGAGGCGAGATCGATGAAGCTTATCTTAGCTTTTCAGACGCGATCGCCACTTATAAAAAGCAGATCCCCTACGAGATCACAAATCTAAATTTAGACGATATAGACGCCATTTGTGCGTGGATAATCAAAAATGCAAAGGCTGTATAA
- a CDS encoding class 1 fructose-bisphosphatase — protein MQELNQIFNTIKDIAKEISEVIKYADLGYTTHENATGDTQLKLDVKSDEIITAKFSDLECVKALISEEKEDELEINKNAKFIIAYDPLDGSSLVDVNFAVGSIFGIYEDEVKPENLIAAAYSIYGPRLELVIAEKKGALPKFYRLGKDGEFKFVKELELKEKGKLNATGATQKGWSQTHRNFINELFNEGYRLRYSGAMVSDLHQILLKGGGLFSYPATSDHPNGKLRVVFEVLPFAFIYENAKGATSNGKNQTLFDIKIEKIHQTTPCFFGSRDEISLLHKFYEQK, from the coding sequence ATGCAAGAACTAAACCAAATTTTTAACACCATTAAAGATATCGCAAAAGAGATAAGCGAGGTCATAAAATACGCCGATCTTGGCTACACAACTCACGAAAACGCGACTGGTGATACCCAGCTAAAGCTTGATGTTAAAAGCGACGAGATCATTACGGCTAAATTTAGCGACTTAGAGTGCGTAAAAGCGCTAATTAGCGAAGAGAAAGAGGACGAGCTTGAGATAAATAAAAACGCTAAATTTATCATCGCTTACGATCCACTCGATGGCTCAAGCCTAGTTGATGTAAATTTCGCCGTTGGCTCGATCTTTGGCATCTACGAAGACGAGGTAAAACCAGAAAATTTAATAGCCGCAGCTTACAGCATCTATGGTCCAAGGCTTGAGCTAGTAATTGCTGAGAAAAAGGGCGCTTTGCCTAAATTTTATAGACTTGGCAAAGATGGCGAGTTTAAATTTGTAAAAGAGCTTGAGCTAAAAGAAAAAGGCAAGCTAAACGCCACAGGAGCTACACAAAAAGGCTGGAGCCAAACGCATAGAAATTTCATAAACGAGCTATTTAACGAGGGTTACAGGCTAAGATACTCAGGTGCGATGGTGAGCGACTTGCATCAAATTTTACTAAAAGGCGGCGGTCTTTTTAGCTACCCAGCAACGAGCGATCATCCAAATGGCAAACTAAGGGTTGTCTTTGAGGTGCTCCCTTTTGCCTTTATATATGAAAACGCAAAGGGCGCAACCTCAAACGGCAAAAACCAAACACTCTTTGATATAAAAATAGAAAAAATTCACCAAACTACGCCATGCTTCTTTGGTTCGCGTGATGAAATTTCTCTTTTGCATAAATTTTACGAGCAAAAATAA